Proteins from one Clostridia bacterium genomic window:
- a CDS encoding TolC family protein: MKKLCLIISVILCVVLLFNSIAAFADAEDDGILTLEEAKALALKNDVQFNLQQSYIQQASESYEEVYDNNTKTDNTNYNSLADRASAAVSRKVSIESAASSSRRAVFERNDLKRASDYNVTEAFYGVIEAKYSLMDAEAEMELKRKDLEIAKIKYGLSIITKNSLSQVESAVTSSQTAYNKTFSELQNSMSKLSKNIGKNLDVFNDKLDMTLNVPDIKSLDLNKIKVDYMKNNSSYYSAKEQYDLAEYKLQLTEEQYDYYYKRLPNRTSTIVEQFDEMLSKAKRDFADAKYSFSEKEKDLDVTLNSQYTSINNLYESYETQKKEIEDTKLTIEQNRIKYQMGLITKAVLESSAASLNKLVNQLNATIINLNTQYMNMTQYSLD, from the coding sequence ATGAAAAAACTATGTTTGATAATATCTGTCATATTGTGTGTGGTATTATTGTTTAATAGTATTGCTGCTTTTGCTGATGCTGAGGATGATGGAATATTGACCCTTGAGGAGGCAAAAGCGCTGGCACTGAAAAACGATGTGCAGTTCAACCTGCAGCAAAGCTACATCCAGCAGGCTTCTGAGAGTTATGAAGAGGTATATGATAATAACACCAAGACTGACAATACCAACTACAATAGCCTCGCTGATAGAGCTTCAGCGGCAGTATCCCGCAAAGTATCAATAGAGAGCGCTGCGTCAAGTAGCCGTAGAGCTGTTTTTGAACGAAACGATTTGAAAAGAGCCTCTGATTACAATGTGACAGAAGCCTTCTATGGTGTGATTGAGGCTAAGTATTCACTAATGGATGCAGAAGCAGAAATGGAGCTTAAGAGAAAAGACTTGGAAATAGCCAAGATAAAATATGGACTAAGTATTATTACAAAGAATTCCTTATCCCAGGTGGAATCTGCAGTTACATCCTCACAAACAGCGTACAACAAAACCTTCTCCGAATTGCAGAATAGCATGTCCAAGCTTAGCAAGAATATTGGAAAAAACCTTGATGTATTCAACGATAAGCTGGATATGACCCTCAACGTTCCTGACATCAAAAGTCTTGACTTGAACAAAATAAAAGTAGATTATATGAAAAACAATTCAAGCTACTACTCGGCGAAGGAACAATACGATTTAGCGGAATATAAGCTGCAGCTGACAGAAGAACAGTATGATTACTACTATAAGAGACTGCCCAATAGAACATCAACAATCGTTGAGCAGTTTGATGAAATGTTAAGTAAGGCAAAAAGGGATTTTGCTGATGCAAAGTACAGCTTCAGCGAAAAGGAAAAGGATTTGGACGTTACCTTAAACAGTCAATATACCAGTATTAACAATCTCTATGAAAGCTATGAAACTCAGAAAAAAGAAATAGAGGATACAAAGCTGACAATTGAACAAAATAGAATAAAGTACCAGATGGGACTTATTACAAAAGCGGTTTTGGAAAGCAGTGCTGCAAGTCTTAACAAGCTTGTTAACCAGCTTAATGCAACAATTATAAACCTGAACACACAGTATATGAATATGACGCAGTACAGTCTGGATTAG
- a CDS encoding ABC transporter permease — protein sequence MGFMQAYKMAIKSIRSNKVRSFLTMLGVIIGVSSVIAAVSFAQGSTKSITDTIESMGTNLIQVNIMGRNSNRNVTYKQIKEFAEENSTDIAAVAPQSNSTATVKFKTNNRETTVLGTSPDYQIIKSIKAQQGRFLVQNDLDNLQKVAIIGTAVVNDIFEGGNPINQKIKINGQMFTVVGVLEEKDNGQDEGADDTVIIPVSVAQRLFRSGTIRNFAVQAVSPDTVESAMTKLNEFLTKTYKNADAFRVFNQAEMLSNLDSMTGTMTAVLAGIAAISLVVGGIGIMNIMLVSVTERTREIGIRKAIGAKKKNILVQFLIEAIIVTGIGGILGVLIGVSIIRFIIGGFNLVPEVYSIPWIMISFGISLVVGVVFGLFPAYKAASLNPIEALRSE from the coding sequence ATGGGTTTTATGCAAGCATATAAAATGGCTATAAAGAGCATCCGAAGCAACAAGGTGCGTTCCTTCCTCACCATGCTGGGAGTAATAATAGGAGTGTCCTCAGTTATAGCGGCAGTAAGCTTTGCACAGGGCAGTACAAAAAGCATAACAGATACCATAGAGAGCATGGGCACAAATCTTATTCAGGTTAATATAATGGGAAGAAACAGTAACAGGAACGTTACATATAAGCAAATAAAAGAATTCGCAGAAGAAAACAGTACCGATATTGCTGCTGTTGCCCCGCAGTCCAACTCCACAGCTACAGTAAAGTTCAAGACTAATAACAGAGAAACAACTGTTCTGGGAACAAGTCCGGACTATCAAATAATTAAGAGCATTAAAGCACAGCAAGGGCGATTTTTAGTCCAAAATGATCTTGATAATTTGCAAAAAGTAGCGATAATCGGAACAGCAGTGGTCAATGATATCTTTGAAGGTGGAAACCCTATAAACCAAAAGATAAAAATCAATGGGCAAATGTTTACGGTAGTTGGAGTTCTTGAAGAAAAAGATAATGGACAGGATGAAGGGGCAGATGACACAGTTATAATCCCGGTTAGCGTTGCACAGAGACTCTTCCGCTCAGGTACTATCAGAAATTTCGCCGTTCAGGCAGTAAGTCCTGATACAGTTGAAAGTGCAATGACGAAATTGAATGAATTTCTTACAAAAACGTACAAGAATGCAGATGCTTTCAGGGTTTTCAATCAGGCAGAAATGCTTTCCAATCTTGACAGTATGACCGGAACCATGACGGCTGTACTTGCAGGTATAGCAGCTATTTCATTAGTGGTAGGCGGCATTGGAATAATGAATATCATGCTTGTATCTGTTACAGAGAGAACAAGGGAGATAGGCATCAGAAAGGCAATTGGGGCCAAGAAGAAGAACATACTTGTTCAGTTCCTCATTGAAGCAATCATTGTGACTGGTATCGGAGGAATCTTGGGTGTGCTGATTGGCGTATCAATAATACGTTTTATTATTGGAGGGTTCAACCTTGTACCGGAAGTATATTCAATACCATGGATAATGATATCCTTTGGAATCTCACTGGTTGTAGGTGTGGTCTTCGGGCTGTTCCCAGCATATAAGGCAGCGAGCTTGAATCCAATAGAAGCTTTAAGATCGGAATAA
- a CDS encoding ABC transporter ATP-binding protein, which translates to MIEINNMSKIYRIGNVEVKALNDVSLTIKQHEFVSIIGPSGSGKSTLMNMIGCLDVPTKGEYYLDGVEISKLNDEQLADIRNHKIGFIFQGFNLLQKLTAVENVELPLIYQGLHTKERYDKSVEALRMVDLEDRAQHKPTELSGGQQQRVAIARALVGNPPMILADEPTGNLDSKSGKEIMRMLKDLHQKGNTIVLITHDNEIAMQAERVIRIQDGEIIEDRMVG; encoded by the coding sequence ATGATAGAAATAAACAATATGAGTAAAATCTATCGAATTGGTAATGTAGAAGTAAAGGCATTAAATGATGTGAGCCTTACCATAAAGCAACATGAATTTGTATCAATAATTGGACCTTCAGGCTCAGGAAAGTCAACACTTATGAATATGATAGGCTGTCTTGATGTTCCTACTAAAGGAGAATACTATCTTGACGGTGTAGAGATAAGCAAACTTAATGATGAACAGCTTGCAGATATAAGAAACCATAAGATAGGCTTCATATTCCAAGGGTTCAATCTGCTGCAAAAACTCACAGCCGTGGAAAATGTTGAGTTACCCTTGATTTATCAGGGCTTGCATACCAAGGAGCGATATGACAAATCAGTAGAAGCATTAAGGATGGTTGATCTGGAGGACAGAGCGCAGCATAAGCCGACGGAGCTATCCGGCGGGCAGCAGCAGCGTGTTGCTATTGCCAGAGCTTTGGTAGGCAATCCTCCAATGATATTGGCAGATGAACCTACCGGAAACCTGGATTCAAAATCCGGCAAGGAGATAATGCGAATGCTCAAGGATCTGCATCAAAAGGGCAACACCATAGTACTAATCACACATGATAATGAAATTGCAATGCAGGCTGAAAGAGTCATAAGAATACAGGATGGAGAAATCATTGAGGACAGGATGGTGGGATAG
- a CDS encoding HlyD family efflux transporter periplasmic adaptor subunit: protein MNLNTGLGSKFASKITKKKLISVIILLLIATAAATIGINYYNSKNAKTANKQQTTAIARKGDLSVSVSGSGPISSTNKYDLTSNVSGTLTKIYFKDGDKVKAGDLIFEIDDKDTQLQIRQLRNSIAQAQLTKDNNLKDLTSSTVTAPIDGEVLDLQVKEGDSLSNNSTLLTITDKSKLKLLVSFNNTYRNKLSVDQEVMVNAFDTTKEELQKVKGKISSISSPSYKTSDGAEVYNVGVIIDNSSSLIEGMVGNVEINIYGTAIQSKGSSTLGFIKSMTIKAASGGTVSTLNVENGQNVKKGDTLAKLNNDDLELTIQTNDLKLEDLNSQLQTAEEKLLDYKIYAPFDGTFTLNDIEQGNSIKQGDILGSVANYDTMQFSIDVDELDIAKIQAGQNAKVTIDALTETNDKPLNGTVTKIAVEGTSENGVSTYPVTIQIEENSALKGSMNANAEIVVNEKKDVLYVPVDAVQKRNGKSFVRVVSGAGLPSKTATASKAEATTETKKQQSVEQKIEMKEVKTGISTEQYIEILSGINEGDAVVVTAAAGSGNNALRGKEMVIMGAPPSGGGGSNFRRSN from the coding sequence ATGAATTTGAACACAGGTCTAGGCAGTAAGTTCGCGAGTAAAATAACCAAGAAAAAGTTGATTTCTGTAATTATCCTACTTCTTATTGCCACAGCAGCAGCAACAATAGGCATTAATTACTATAATTCCAAAAATGCAAAAACAGCGAATAAACAACAGACAACAGCCATTGCCCGAAAAGGAGACTTGAGTGTCAGCGTATCTGGCTCAGGACCAATAAGCTCAACAAACAAGTATGATTTGACTTCGAATGTAAGCGGAACACTCACAAAGATATATTTTAAAGATGGAGACAAGGTCAAAGCCGGTGATCTAATCTTTGAAATAGATGACAAAGATACACAGCTGCAGATAAGACAGCTCAGGAACAGCATCGCGCAAGCGCAGCTTACAAAGGATAACAATCTGAAGGATTTGACATCCAGCACAGTCACCGCGCCAATAGATGGAGAGGTTCTAGACCTTCAAGTCAAGGAGGGGGATAGTCTTTCGAACAATAGTACTCTATTGACCATCACCGACAAGTCGAAGCTGAAGCTTTTAGTTTCTTTCAATAATACATATAGAAATAAGTTATCAGTTGATCAGGAAGTTATGGTAAACGCCTTCGATACAACCAAGGAAGAGCTGCAAAAAGTAAAAGGGAAAATATCTAGCATTAGCTCACCCAGCTACAAAACAAGTGATGGAGCCGAAGTGTATAATGTTGGTGTAATAATTGACAATTCCAGTTCTTTAATCGAAGGTATGGTAGGTAATGTAGAAATCAATATATACGGCACTGCCATACAGAGTAAAGGAAGCAGCACCCTTGGATTCATAAAGAGTATGACGATCAAAGCTGCTTCGGGAGGGACTGTATCCACATTAAACGTAGAGAATGGTCAAAATGTTAAGAAGGGCGATACCTTAGCCAAGCTTAATAACGATGATTTGGAGCTCACTATCCAGACAAATGACCTGAAGCTTGAGGACTTGAATTCGCAGCTTCAGACTGCAGAAGAAAAGCTTTTAGACTATAAGATTTATGCACCTTTCGATGGCACTTTTACTTTAAATGATATTGAGCAAGGAAACAGTATTAAACAGGGTGATATCTTGGGAAGTGTAGCAAATTATGATACAATGCAGTTCAGCATTGATGTAGATGAATTGGATATAGCAAAAATTCAGGCAGGACAGAATGCAAAGGTCACTATTGACGCTCTTACTGAAACAAATGATAAACCACTTAATGGGACAGTTACAAAAATTGCAGTAGAAGGAACTTCAGAAAACGGGGTTTCTACATATCCGGTAACTATACAAATTGAAGAAAACTCTGCACTGAAGGGCAGCATGAACGCAAATGCTGAAATTGTTGTCAATGAAAAGAAAGATGTGCTGTATGTACCTGTTGATGCGGTACAAAAAAGGAATGGCAAAAGCTTTGTAAGAGTCGTAAGCGGAGCAGGTCTACCAAGTAAAACAGCAACCGCTTCAAAGGCTGAAGCAACTACAGAAACAAAGAAACAGCAAAGCGTTGAGCAGAAAATAGAGATGAAAGAAGTTAAGACAGGAATAAGCACTGAGCAATATATAGAAATATTAAGCGGCATTAACGAGGGAGATGCAGTAGTCGTAACCGCCGCCGCAGGTTCCGGCAATAATGCATTACGAGGAAAAGAAATGGTTATTATGGGTGCTCCTCCATCAGGTGGTGGTGGTAGTAATTTCAGAAGGAGTAATTAG
- a CDS encoding response regulator transcription factor, which yields MDKKLIYIADDEVNICNIIKSFLINEGYDVETYSNGQSILEAFNAKPADMLVIDIMMPGMDGYSLCAQVRQKSSVPIIIVSAKDTETDKIAGLTLGSDDYLTKPFSPMELIARIKSIFRRVELDKAHEGNSEVVKTADITINCNIKRAEFNGRDIGLTGMEFSLLYYLSINKNRAISRTELLDKVWGFENEVETRATDDMIKRIRKKLSDAGSVLKIETVWGFGFRLLD from the coding sequence ATGGATAAAAAGCTGATATATATAGCAGATGATGAAGTAAATATATGCAATATTATAAAGTCCTTTCTTATAAATGAAGGTTATGATGTTGAGACATACAGCAATGGACAATCAATACTTGAAGCTTTTAATGCAAAGCCCGCTGACATGCTTGTTATAGATATAATGATGCCTGGAATGGATGGATACTCACTGTGTGCGCAGGTACGCCAAAAGAGCAGCGTGCCGATTATCATAGTGTCCGCTAAGGATACTGAAACTGATAAAATTGCAGGGCTTACATTGGGAAGCGACGACTATCTTACCAAGCCTTTCAGTCCAATGGAGCTGATTGCCAGGATTAAAAGCATCTTCCGCAGAGTTGAACTGGATAAAGCACACGAAGGAAACAGCGAGGTTGTGAAAACCGCGGATATTACTATTAATTGCAATATAAAAAGAGCAGAGTTTAATGGAAGGGATATTGGACTTACAGGTATGGAGTTTTCCCTGTTGTATTACCTGTCAATAAATAAAAACAGGGCTATCAGCCGGACTGAACTTCTGGATAAAGTGTGGGGCTTTGAAAATGAAGTAGAAACCCGGGCGACTGATGATATGATAAAAAGAATAAGAAAGAAGCTTTCCGATGCAGGTTCTGTACTTAAAATTGAGACTGTATGGGGCTTCGGCTTCAGATTATTAGATTGA
- a CDS encoding HAMP domain-containing sensor histidine kinase, producing the protein MKSNTIRWRIFKYNLIIIITLIALVAVIFNVTIRFYIEKDLVGQLSRISSRTEDTALEKGPDIFIFNKKLPPSLSMEKERANDVFRFYFMLDRSLREPLSVLNADYILLDINGNIIKSPIEWYSTAGVGLLTKISQELGKSREFTKEKYLNFHLSGTEYIAIIKPVSQKNNFGLGWIVIFSSLEKVNQLQMGINMILLVILLLSALIIVLFSTVVARKISAPFSTLNQHIRSISERNFGTKIDTPVYDELSEFVNNINVMSEKLETYDKAQKTFLQNASHEFRTPLMSIQSYAEGIKYSVTDSTSAADIIIDESKRLTHLVENLLYLSRLDAIEESYNFSVLNFNELIHCSVDRMKVIAENRNISIEVDALASAVNIFADEEKLSRAITNILSNCLRYAGSIVQIKSELIDESTVRVTISDDGPGFEPSVLPNIFERFFKGSKGNFGLGLAITKTVIEKHKGRITAENSESGALFIVELPIA; encoded by the coding sequence ATGAAAAGTAATACAATCAGATGGAGAATTTTCAAATATAATCTTATAATTATCATAACGCTTATAGCTTTGGTTGCCGTGATCTTCAATGTTACCATTCGTTTTTACATTGAGAAGGATCTCGTAGGACAACTGAGCAGAATATCCTCTCGCACTGAGGATACAGCCTTGGAAAAAGGTCCGGATATCTTTATTTTTAACAAAAAACTGCCCCCCTCTCTTTCCATGGAAAAGGAAAGGGCTAATGATGTATTCAGATTTTATTTCATGCTGGATAGATCGCTAAGAGAGCCTCTGTCAGTATTAAACGCTGATTATATTTTGCTGGATATAAATGGAAACATAATCAAATCTCCTATTGAATGGTATTCTACTGCCGGTGTCGGACTGCTAACGAAGATTTCACAAGAATTAGGCAAATCCAGAGAATTCACAAAGGAAAAGTACTTGAACTTTCACCTTTCTGGCACAGAGTATATTGCAATTATAAAGCCTGTATCCCAGAAGAACAACTTTGGCTTGGGCTGGATAGTTATTTTTTCCAGTCTTGAAAAGGTGAATCAGCTTCAAATGGGTATTAATATGATTCTTCTGGTAATCCTTCTCTTGTCAGCGTTAATCATTGTTTTGTTTTCCACCGTCGTGGCAAGGAAAATTTCTGCTCCTTTCAGCACTCTGAATCAGCACATACGTTCTATATCAGAAAGAAACTTCGGAACAAAGATAGATACACCGGTATATGATGAACTGAGCGAATTTGTAAACAATATCAATGTGATGTCTGAGAAGCTTGAAACCTATGACAAGGCTCAGAAAACCTTTTTGCAGAACGCCTCTCATGAGTTCAGGACTCCTCTTATGTCCATACAAAGCTATGCAGAAGGCATTAAATACAGTGTTACCGATTCCACTTCTGCTGCTGATATTATAATCGATGAATCCAAACGTTTGACCCATCTCGTAGAAAACCTGCTATACTTGTCTCGTTTGGATGCAATTGAGGAAAGCTATAACTTCAGTGTTCTGAACTTTAATGAACTGATTCACTGCAGCGTTGATAGAATGAAGGTCATTGCTGAAAATAGAAACATTTCTATTGAAGTAGATGCGTTGGCATCGGCAGTTAATATATTTGCTGATGAGGAAAAGCTTTCGCGAGCAATTACCAATATACTAAGCAACTGCTTACGTTATGCGGGAAGTATTGTCCAAATAAAGTCTGAACTCATTGATGAAAGCACTGTAAGGGTTACTATATCTGATGATGGCCCCGGCTTCGAACCCAGCGTACTTCCTAATATTTTTGAAAGGTTCTTCAAAGGTTCAAAAGGTAATTTTGGACTTGGGTTAGCGATAACCAAGACCGTTATAGAAAAACATAAGGGAAGAATAACTGCAGAAAACTCTGAATCGGGTGCTTTGTTTATAGTTGAGCTTCCTATTGCATAG
- a CDS encoding alpha/beta-type small acid-soluble spore protein — protein sequence MARNNQKVVPQATAALDRFKYEIATEVGVNLKEGYNGDITARDAGRIGGQMVKRLIETAERSMAGTAGTTITTGTTRTRF from the coding sequence ATGGCAAGAAATAATCAAAAGGTAGTACCTCAAGCAACAGCAGCACTTGATAGGTTTAAGTATGAAATAGCTACTGAAGTAGGTGTTAATTTAAAAGAAGGCTACAACGGTGATATTACAGCTAGAGATGCTGGAAGAATCGGCGGACAAATGGTAAAGAGATTAATTGAAACAGCTGAAAGAAGTATGGCAGGAACAGCTGGAACAACCATTACAACAGGAACAACCAGAACAAGATTCTAA
- a CDS encoding endospore germination permease — protein sequence MNKELISDKQGINLTVLFIFGSTLVIGTGGQAKNDMWIAIMLALLISVPILMIYARILSRYPGKDLYDILEEVFGKYLGRIFSLTFIWFSFHLGALVLRNFGEFMNTVGLPETPKIVPIIMFALICALVVKSGIETLAKCSSLFIVGVFSLLFLLAFLTIPDMKSENLLPIMYNGFKPVLQGAFSAFSFPFGELVVLMMVFDSLKTPNSNYKVYLISLVIGGFIVLFIAIRNIMVLGPETIGSVYFPSYTAISRVNIGNFLQRLEITVALVFILSGFIKISICLLAATKGIAKLFGFKDYRILVTPVGLLMVNLAYLIYDSIMEMSEWAQDIWPYYAFPFQVILPLLILIAVEVKAKLQKKAGQAKNEAQV from the coding sequence ATGAATAAAGAATTAATATCAGACAAGCAGGGGATCAATCTGACAGTACTTTTTATTTTTGGAAGCACACTGGTAATAGGAACAGGAGGGCAAGCCAAGAACGATATGTGGATTGCGATTATGTTGGCTCTACTTATTTCCGTCCCCATCCTGATGATTTATGCGCGTATACTTAGCCGATATCCTGGGAAGGATTTATATGACATTTTAGAAGAAGTATTTGGCAAATACCTTGGAAGAATCTTCAGTTTGACATTCATTTGGTTTTCATTTCACCTGGGTGCATTAGTGCTTAGGAATTTCGGCGAATTCATGAATACAGTCGGTCTGCCGGAAACTCCTAAAATAGTACCCATAATAATGTTTGCTTTAATATGTGCTTTGGTGGTAAAGAGCGGGATTGAGACTCTTGCCAAATGCAGCAGTCTTTTCATAGTAGGTGTATTTTCACTTCTGTTTCTTCTTGCTTTCTTAACCATACCTGATATGAAGTCTGAAAACTTGCTTCCTATTATGTATAATGGATTCAAACCTGTACTGCAGGGAGCCTTTTCGGCTTTTTCCTTCCCCTTTGGGGAGTTGGTCGTGCTCATGATGGTTTTTGACTCATTGAAGACGCCCAATTCAAACTACAAAGTGTACCTGATCTCATTAGTGATAGGAGGCTTCATAGTACTTTTTATTGCAATTAGAAACATCATGGTACTGGGTCCTGAAACTATTGGAAGTGTATATTTTCCATCTTACACAGCTATAAGCAGGGTCAATATCGGGAATTTTCTTCAAAGACTTGAAATCACAGTTGCACTAGTCTTTATCCTTTCAGGATTTATCAAGATAAGCATCTGCTTGCTGGCAGCAACAAAAGGAATAGCGAAGCTGTTCGGATTCAAGGATTACAGGATACTTGTTACCCCTGTGGGGCTCTTAATGGTTAACCTTGCTTACTTGATATATGACAGTATTATGGAGATGTCTGAATGGGCGCAAGATATTTGGCCTTATTATGCTTTTCCCTTTCAGGTAATATTACCGCTGTTAATACTTATAGCAGTAGAGGTAAAAGCAAAGCTGCAGAAGAAGGCCGGGCAGGCAAAGAATGAAGCCCAGGTGTGA
- a CDS encoding Ger(x)C family spore germination protein, with amino-acid sequence MRKNRTVSLIAFMIICTCFLTGCWNYREVEQLAIVSGVAVDKDGKDKVLVTAEIVSVQQEQKQSTLKPVYIQAVGMTFFDAARSMIALDGKRLYWSHAKVVIVGEEIAKQGISEVLDFINRDAEVREDMWVLLSREKSASEIFNSKPELESILSFQIDNTMRAQESISRYPAIELYEFLDNIGSEETSTTIPTVKLIDYRGKTEVYITGSAIIKKDKLLGYLGETDTRSMLWVQNEIKGGVYPVKDVADTQTTVSLEIFRNKTKIKPEVKDGVPIIKVNVLTDVNIGEIMGHENFIGEKGRKLLEKDAESQIKKDIEGVIEKAQKEYKTDFLGFGENVKRSMPSVWRSIEKEWNEIFMDIEVSVEVDVRIRGSATTSKPIKVGE; translated from the coding sequence GTGAGAAAAAATAGGACAGTATCGCTCATTGCTTTTATGATCATATGCACTTGCTTCTTGACAGGCTGCTGGAACTATAGGGAGGTTGAACAGCTGGCAATAGTTTCAGGAGTTGCTGTTGATAAGGATGGAAAGGACAAGGTGCTTGTCACTGCTGAAATAGTGAGTGTGCAGCAGGAGCAAAAACAGTCCACACTAAAGCCGGTATATATACAGGCAGTGGGGATGACTTTTTTTGACGCTGCTAGGTCAATGATTGCCCTTGATGGCAAAAGATTATATTGGAGCCATGCCAAGGTGGTAATAGTAGGCGAGGAAATAGCAAAACAAGGTATAAGTGAGGTTTTAGACTTTATAAACAGAGATGCAGAGGTCAGGGAAGACATGTGGGTGCTCCTGTCAAGAGAGAAATCAGCAAGTGAAATATTCAATTCGAAGCCTGAACTTGAAAGTATACTCTCCTTCCAGATCGATAATACAATGAGGGCACAGGAATCAATATCACGATATCCTGCCATAGAATTGTACGAGTTTCTTGATAATATTGGAAGTGAGGAAACTTCTACGACAATTCCCACGGTAAAGCTTATTGATTATAGGGGCAAAACTGAGGTTTATATCACTGGATCAGCAATTATCAAGAAAGATAAACTTCTGGGGTATTTGGGTGAAACTGATACAAGAAGCATGCTCTGGGTACAAAATGAAATAAAAGGGGGGGTATACCCGGTGAAGGATGTCGCTGATACTCAGACAACTGTTTCCTTGGAAATATTCAGAAATAAGACGAAAATAAAACCCGAAGTGAAAGACGGTGTACCAATCATCAAAGTTAATGTATTAACAGACGTGAATATAGGAGAAATTATGGGACATGAAAATTTTATAGGTGAAAAGGGCAGGAAGTTGCTGGAAAAGGATGCGGAGTCACAAATAAAAAAGGATATTGAAGGTGTCATTGAGAAAGCACAAAAAGAATATAAGACTGATTTCCTTGGCTTTGGAGAAAATGTTAAACGTTCTATGCCAAGTGTCTGGAGAAGCATTGAAAAGGAATGGAATGAAATCTTCATGGATATCGAAGTCAGCGTTGAAGTGGATGTCAGGATAAGGGGAAGTGCTACTACAAGTAAACCTATAAAGGTAGGAGAGTAA